The genomic DNA TTAATAATTTAATTGATAGCAAATTAGGACAAACACAAAAAAACATTGCCGAATTATTTAAACAAATCAATGAACTACGTTTTCCTGAAAAAGCAGTTATTTTATTTGATGAAATTGATGCGATAGCTCTGAATCGGATTGATTCAAGTGATGTTAGAGAAATGGGAAGAGTAACAACAAGTATTTTAAATGGACTTGATAACTTAAGCGATAAAATTTTATTAATTGCAACAACTAATTTGTATCAACACTTTGATAAAGCGCTCTCAAGAAGATTTGATTCAATCATTGATTTCAATCGTTATCAAAAAGATGAACTAATTCAAATTGCAGAATTAATTTTAAATTTCTTCTTATCTAAATATAAATATAAAAATATTGGAAAAAATATTCGCTTATTTAGAAAAATTATTTCATCAATGCAGAATATTCCTTTTCCTGGAGAATTAAAAAATATGATTAAAACTTGTTTAGCGTTTAGCGATCCAAATGATGAATTTGATTATTTGAAAAGATTATTTAGTTATGTTTCCAAAAATAATGATTTAAAAACAATGAAAGAATATGGGTTTAGCATAAGAGAAACAGAATTACTAACAGGGGTTTCCAAAAGTAAAATTTCGAGAGATTTAAAAGGATTATTAGATGAATCGAAATAAAATCATTGAATTATCAGGTAATTTTTCTTCTGCAAAAAATATTTTTGGAAACAATGAAATTAACATTCCAGCTAATAGTTCTATAAATTCAAATAAGATAGAAAAACTTAAAAATGAACTGGAAAATGTTTTGAAATATTGAAAAACCGTGAGTTTGGAAATCAATCCACTTATTACTTGCACTTTTGACCGGGTAATGGCTAAAAGCAAACGAATCAAAGGACTTTTTTATAGTGATTTTGCTAAAAATAATGCTGCAATAGTTGGCGCTAAGTTTATTAGTGAAAAATTAAATGATGAATCATATAATAAAAAACATGTAATTACATATTGCATTGAATTAAGTACATTACAAGAATCATTGTCAAATCTAAAAAAAGTAATTGATATTATCAAAGAAACATTTAAA from Metamycoplasma alkalescens includes the following:
- a CDS encoding ATP-binding protein, giving the protein MKKGNVINLIRYYVDNNDIAFRNEAYLIAKEFYNMGDEELSLYILSLLSDVNSFVPQENNGENITFAKKINLKGDPLPLPSVIENDIKGIINSCFNQSGINKFLFIGSPGTGKTESAKNIARILKRELFLVDFNNLIDSKLGQTQKNIAELFKQINELRFPEKAVILFDEIDAIALNRIDSSDVREMGRVTTSILNGLDNLSDKILLIATTNLYQHFDKALSRRFDSIIDFNRYQKDELIQIAELILNFFLSKYKYKNIGKNIRLFRKIISSMQNIPFPGELKNMIKTCLAFSDPNDEFDYLKRLFSYVSKNNDLKTMKEYGFSIRETELLTGVSKSKISRDLKGLLDESK